In Erigeron canadensis isolate Cc75 chromosome 1, C_canadensis_v1, whole genome shotgun sequence, a single window of DNA contains:
- the LOC122585343 gene encoding uncharacterized protein LOC122585343, with the protein MRAYFVENSKFAPVWFRERFRMSQRLFLKIVSDIEQRFVYFQERVDRSGRKSFAAIQKCTSGVEQLGTGNPPDNFDDYLCMAMRISRESLDHFCSAVIELYRDEYLRRPTSHDVAGCMKRMNGDTRFREGSLNDINVLNQSTLYMREQNSTAPDASFTVNNGRYKRGYYLTDGIYPRWATHVKAMPYPTETNDKKFKKAQESARKDVERAFGVLKGKWGILSQSMRAMTVDKITNIMHACISLHNMIIKYDGRAISPVRIVDTGVQVVYNHDAVDEIEDEDEDVHHRLRYDLTAHVGRQNLFHLDDPTAQLTPIADLFL; encoded by the exons ATGCGTGCCTACTTTGTTGAAAACTCGAAGTTTGCCCCGGTTTGGTTTCGTGAAAGATTTCGAATGAGTCAAAGGTTGTTTTTAAAGATAGTTAGTGATATTGAGCAACGTTTTGTTTACTTTCAAGAGCGTGTAGATCGGTCGGGGAGAAAGAGTTTTGCTGccatacaaaaatgcacatcTGGGGTGGAACAACTCGGAACGGGTAACCCTCCAGATAACTTTGATGACTACTTGTGCATGGCAATGAGAATTTCTCGCGAAAGCCTTGATCATTTTTGCAGCGCGGTCATTGAGTTATATCGTGACGAGTACTTACGTAGGCCGACTAGTCATGATGTTGCCGGTTGTATGAAGCGCATGAACGGAGACACAAGATTCCGGGAAG GGTCGCTCAACGATATCAATGTCTTGAATCAATCGACATTGTATATGAGGGAGCAAAATTCGACGGCTCCTGACGCATCTTTTACCGTAAACAACGGTCGTTACAAACGGGGATACTATCTTACCGATGGAATCTATCCTAGGTGGGCGACTCATGTCAAGGCAATGCCATATCCGACTGAAACAAATGACAAGAAGTTTAAGAAAGCTCAAGAATCAGCAAGAAAGGATGTAGAGCGAGCTTTTGGtgttttgaaaggaaaatggGGTATTTTGAGTCAGTCAATGCGAGCGATGACGGTCGACAAGATTACTAACATCATGCACGCGTGTATTTCATTGCACAACATGATTATAAAGTATGATGGAAGGGCAATATCACCGGTTCGTATTGTGGATACGGGAGTTCAAGTGGTTTATAACCACGATGCAGTGGATGAgatagaagatgaagatgaagatgttcATCATCGTCTTCGATATGATCTTACAGCGCACGTTGGGAGACAAAATTTATTCCATCTCGACGACCCAACGGCTCAACTTACACCGATTGCCGATTtgtttttgtag
- the LOC122586003 gene encoding uncharacterized protein LOC122586003: MFQGNLVERGCLTLCISGVAISRVFGPCLLRREKRYRMQLPENWYNDFSGFLFCTASTYNYYSTKLKMTHDKLEGGDDNKSVVVDCPEDDIEKTCVNVWYIPFGSLRNTLWWDPTSTAIQFEFESRVWWCGTTSFSDVPSFDDDYTCTLRIENDSKSTLECYILKYI; this comes from the exons ATGTTTCAG GGAAATTTGGTTGAACGTGGGTGCCTAACACTTTGCATAAGTGGGGTCGCGATTTCCAGGGTGTTTGGACCTTGTTTACTTAGAAGGGAGAAAAGATACAGAATGCAACTTCCAGAGAATTGGTATAATGACTTTTCTGGATTCTTATTCTGCACAGCTTCCACCTATAATTATTATTCCACGAAGTTAAAAATGACGCATGACAAGTTAGAGGGTGGTGATGATAATAAGAGTGTTGTTGTCGATTGCCCGGAAGATGATATTGAAAAAACATGCGTAAATGTGTGGTATATTCCATTTGGGTCATTGAGAAACACTTTATGGTGGGATCCAACATCCACTGCTATTCAGTTTGAATTTGAATCACGTGTTTGGTGGTGTGGAACAACAAGTTTCTCAGATGTCCCCTCCTTTGACGACGACTATACATGTACATTGAGAATCGAAAATGATTCCAAGTCTACTTTAGAGTGCTATATTCTAAAATATATTTGA